In a genomic window of Corynebacterium coyleae:
- a CDS encoding phosphoglyceromutase, translated as MGNGKLILVRHGQSEWNKSNQFTGWVDVDLTEQGEREAVNAGKLMVEKGVLPDIVFTSLLRRAIRTANIALNAADRHWIPVVRNWRLNERHYGKLQGLNKAEIRDKYGDEQFMEWRRSYDTPPPAIDIDNEYAQTNDPRYAFLPEVPRTECLQDVVRRFLPYYEEAILPQLLQGKTVMVAAHGNSLRALVKYLDGISDEDIAALNIPTGMPLLYEIGERGKVLNPGGTYLDPEAAAAGAAAVANQGKK; from the coding sequence ATGGGTAACGGAAAGTTGATTCTTGTACGTCACGGTCAAAGTGAGTGGAACAAGTCGAACCAGTTCACCGGCTGGGTGGACGTCGACCTGACAGAGCAGGGCGAGCGCGAAGCCGTCAACGCCGGCAAGCTCATGGTTGAAAAGGGTGTCCTGCCGGACATCGTGTTCACTTCGCTGCTGCGTCGCGCGATCCGCACCGCCAACATTGCGCTGAACGCAGCGGACCGCCACTGGATCCCGGTTGTGCGCAACTGGCGCCTCAACGAGCGCCACTACGGCAAGCTGCAGGGCCTGAACAAGGCGGAGATCCGCGACAAGTACGGCGATGAGCAGTTCATGGAGTGGCGTCGTTCCTACGACACTCCGCCGCCGGCGATCGACATCGATAACGAGTACGCGCAGACCAACGACCCGCGCTACGCGTTCCTGCCGGAGGTGCCGCGCACCGAGTGCCTGCAGGACGTTGTGCGTCGCTTCCTGCCGTACTACGAGGAGGCAATCTTGCCGCAGCTGCTGCAGGGCAAGACCGTCATGGTTGCGGCGCACGGTAACTCCCTGCGTGCGCTGGTGAAGTACCTCGACGGCATTTCCGACGAGGACATTGCGGCGCTGAACATCCCGACCGGCATGCCGCTGCTGTACGAAATCGGCGAGCGCGGCAAGGTGCTCAACCCGGGCGGTACCTACCTCGACCCGGAGGCTGCCGCTGCTGGCGCTGCCGCTGTGGCTAACCAGGGCAAGAAGTAG
- a CDS encoding Ppx/GppA phosphatase family protein, with translation MRLGVLDVGSNTVHLVAVDAYGGGRPTPMSDWKQPLRLVELLDKKGNIEQKGIDKLVDACQEAADLSNNLKCKEVLAFATSAVRSATNSEDVLKQVKKKTGVDLEILSGEEEARLTFLAARRWHGWSAGRITNLDIGGGSLEISSGTEEMPDLAVSLDLGAGRLTHEWFDTDPPERKKINMLRDYIDAELAGPAEEFKALGEVGLAVGTSKTFRSLARLTGAAPSSAGPFVQRTLTAPGLRQLIAFISRMTAADRAELEGINADRSHQIVAGALVAEAAMRALNIDKLEICPWALREGVILKRIDQGGLNADKGDDE, from the coding sequence GTGCGATTAGGTGTATTAGACGTCGGAAGCAACACCGTCCATCTTGTGGCGGTCGATGCATACGGTGGCGGACGCCCCACCCCGATGAGTGACTGGAAGCAGCCGCTGCGGCTTGTCGAGTTGCTGGATAAGAAAGGCAACATCGAACAAAAAGGCATCGACAAACTTGTCGACGCCTGCCAGGAAGCAGCCGACCTCTCCAACAATCTCAAGTGCAAAGAGGTCCTTGCCTTCGCCACCTCGGCAGTGCGCTCCGCGACGAACTCCGAGGACGTGCTGAAGCAGGTGAAGAAGAAAACCGGCGTGGACCTAGAGATCCTCTCCGGCGAAGAGGAAGCACGCCTGACCTTCCTCGCTGCCCGCCGCTGGCACGGCTGGTCCGCCGGCCGCATCACCAACCTGGACATCGGCGGTGGCTCGCTCGAGATTTCCTCAGGCACCGAAGAAATGCCGGACCTGGCAGTGTCGCTGGACCTCGGCGCTGGCCGTCTGACCCACGAGTGGTTCGACACCGACCCGCCAGAGCGTAAGAAGATCAACATGCTGCGCGACTACATCGACGCGGAACTCGCCGGCCCCGCCGAAGAATTTAAAGCACTCGGCGAGGTAGGCCTGGCGGTGGGTACGTCGAAGACGTTCCGCTCCCTTGCCCGCCTTACCGGTGCAGCACCATCGTCGGCAGGTCCGTTCGTGCAGCGCACCCTCACCGCACCCGGTTTGCGCCAGCTCATCGCGTTCATTTCACGCATGACAGCAGCGGACCGTGCGGAGCTCGAAGGCATCAATGCGGACCGATCCCACCAGATCGTCGCCGGTGCCCTCGTTGCCGAGGCTGCAATGCGCGCACTAAATATTGATAAGTTGGAGATCTGCCCGTGGGCCTTGCGTGAAGGCGTGATTCTGAAACGCATCGACCAGGGCGGTTTGAATGCCGATAAAGGAGACGACGAGTAA
- the mshA gene encoding D-inositol-3-phosphate glycosyltransferase → MRVAMISMHTSPLEQPGIGDAGGMNVYVHNIATQLARQGTQVDVFTRATRPSQGEVVEVEPGYRVINIVAGPYEGLEKEDLPTQLAAFSGGVVQFCRADERSYDLIHSHYWLSGQVGWLLADLAGVPLVHTGHTWAAVKNAYGVGGSESEARRICEQQLVDNAETLVVNTEDETSELARFYDVDPSKISVVSPGADTELFTPGTNRNTELARRHLGIPLHAKVVAFVGRLQDFKGPQVLLRAMGEVVRRGSVEGPLRVIICGGASGSGSSVEHYRAIADEEALGATVRFLGPRPPEELVSIYQAADIVAVPSYNESFGLVAVEAQATGTPVVAAKVGGLPIAVCDGETGLLAGSHDTNEWADALERLLIDDSTRIHMGESAVRHAARFSWAASADQLAGVYKQALDGYDPCEAPRIPGGN, encoded by the coding sequence ATGCGCGTCGCCATGATTTCAATGCACACATCTCCGCTTGAGCAGCCGGGGATAGGTGATGCCGGTGGCATGAACGTCTACGTTCACAACATTGCGACCCAACTGGCTCGCCAGGGCACGCAGGTGGATGTGTTTACCCGTGCGACGCGGCCCAGCCAGGGCGAGGTTGTTGAGGTCGAGCCCGGCTACCGGGTGATCAATATCGTCGCCGGGCCGTATGAGGGGTTGGAGAAAGAAGACCTGCCGACCCAACTCGCTGCGTTCTCCGGCGGGGTGGTGCAGTTCTGCCGAGCAGACGAGCGCTCTTACGACCTGATCCATTCCCACTACTGGCTCTCCGGCCAGGTGGGGTGGTTGCTTGCAGATCTTGCCGGGGTGCCACTGGTGCACACCGGGCACACGTGGGCGGCGGTGAAAAACGCCTACGGGGTGGGTGGATCGGAGTCGGAGGCGCGCCGTATTTGCGAGCAGCAACTTGTGGACAACGCCGAAACGCTCGTGGTCAACACCGAGGATGAAACCAGCGAGCTTGCCCGCTTCTACGACGTGGACCCGTCGAAGATCTCCGTGGTCAGCCCTGGTGCAGATACGGAGTTGTTTACCCCGGGCACGAACCGCAACACGGAACTTGCGCGCCGCCACCTGGGCATTCCGTTGCATGCGAAGGTGGTGGCGTTCGTGGGCAGGTTGCAGGACTTCAAGGGTCCGCAGGTGTTGTTGCGTGCGATGGGGGAGGTCGTGCGCCGCGGCAGCGTCGAAGGTCCGTTGCGCGTGATCATCTGTGGTGGGGCGAGCGGGTCCGGCTCCTCAGTAGAGCACTACCGTGCGATCGCGGACGAGGAGGCGCTGGGTGCCACCGTGCGTTTCCTTGGCCCGCGCCCGCCGGAGGAACTTGTCAGCATCTACCAGGCGGCGGACATTGTGGCGGTGCCGAGTTACAACGAAAGCTTCGGCCTGGTCGCCGTGGAAGCGCAGGCCACAGGTACGCCGGTGGTGGCGGCGAAGGTCGGCGGGCTCCCGATCGCGGTGTGTGACGGGGAGACCGGCCTGCTGGCGGGCAGTCACGACACCAACGAGTGGGCGGACGCGCTGGAGCGGTTGCTTATCGACGACTCCACGCGCATCCACATGGGCGAATCCGCCGTCCGCCACGCGGCCCGGTTTAGCTGGGCGGCGTCGGCAGACCAGCTCGCGGGCGTCTATAAGCAAGCGCTCGACGGTTACGACCCCTGTGAGGCTCCCCGGATCCCCGGCGGCAACTAG
- a CDS encoding sensor histidine kinase → MSPVLAFILGALVAVPAAHLGRRALRWYARNSVDDHDEDTGVSTVSDMLHLVTQGSPTGIVVVGRNGKVQLSNARAHDMSLVHDGTVNPRVLDVAEQVMDDAEQRVIDMEMPQRTTGNRIRNVRAVVAPLTLTDNSSVIIYGSDESENVRMEHARRDFVANVSHELKTPVGGMSLLAEALLQDPTDPEMVEYFGGKLHKEAHRMGEMITDLIALSKLQGAEALPDMAPVRVDDIIDEAVIRNHVTAENRKIEINRGAPTGLYVLGDKSMLTVAVANLISNAINYSPDGQPVSITQKTVRDKAVLIRVTDRGIGIAPEDQKRVFERFYRVDKARSRSTGGTGLGLAIVKHVVANHGGNITVWSRPGTGSTFTIELPIFDPESVHASAGRKELEQQ, encoded by the coding sequence GTGTCGCCAGTTCTTGCGTTTATTCTCGGCGCGCTCGTCGCCGTCCCCGCTGCCCATCTCGGGCGGCGGGCATTGCGTTGGTATGCCCGAAACAGTGTGGACGACCACGATGAAGACACTGGCGTGAGCACTGTCAGCGATATGTTGCACCTGGTGACACAGGGATCGCCCACCGGCATCGTCGTCGTTGGAAGAAATGGCAAGGTGCAACTGTCCAACGCGCGTGCCCACGACATGTCGCTTGTGCACGACGGCACCGTCAACCCCCGCGTACTCGACGTTGCGGAGCAGGTGATGGACGATGCGGAGCAACGTGTCATCGACATGGAGATGCCACAGCGCACCACCGGTAACCGCATCCGTAACGTGCGCGCGGTAGTTGCTCCGTTGACGCTGACGGATAACTCGTCGGTGATCATTTACGGCTCCGACGAGTCTGAGAATGTGCGGATGGAGCACGCGCGGCGTGATTTCGTCGCAAATGTCTCGCACGAGCTCAAAACCCCCGTCGGTGGCATGTCGCTGCTGGCGGAGGCGCTTCTGCAGGATCCGACTGACCCGGAGATGGTCGAATACTTCGGCGGGAAACTGCACAAGGAAGCGCACCGCATGGGGGAGATGATCACGGACCTGATTGCGCTGTCGAAGTTGCAAGGCGCGGAAGCGCTGCCCGACATGGCGCCAGTGCGTGTCGACGACATCATCGACGAAGCCGTCATCCGCAACCACGTCACCGCCGAAAACCGCAAGATTGAAATCAACCGTGGCGCCCCCACTGGGCTGTACGTGCTCGGCGACAAGTCGATGCTCACAGTGGCGGTGGCCAACCTGATATCCAACGCGATCAACTACTCGCCGGATGGGCAGCCGGTGAGCATCACGCAGAAAACGGTGCGCGACAAAGCGGTGCTGATTCGTGTCACGGACCGCGGCATCGGCATTGCGCCCGAGGACCAAAAACGCGTGTTTGAGCGGTTCTACCGGGTGGATAAGGCCCGTTCCCGCTCGACAGGTGGCACTGGCCTGGGGCTGGCGATTGTCAAGCACGTGGTTGCCAACCATGGCGGTAACATAACCGTGTGGTCTAGGCCCGGCACCGGCTCAACGTTCACCATTGAGTTGCCGATCTTTGACCCGGAATCTGTTCACGCCTCTGCTGGCAGAAAGGAACTTGAGCAGCAGTGA
- the proC gene encoding pyrroline-5-carboxylate reductase, with protein sequence MANIAIIGAGNIGEALLSGLIQSGYDPEKITATNRSSQRSEVLRERYGVRTTNDNHEAVQHADVVFLCVKPAGILDVIAEIGEGFGDADNTPVLVSMAAGITLAAMEEAVALAGAPIARVMPNTPMLVGKGVLAVTYGRFVDDEQRQTVDELLAAAGEVVTVTEPQIDAVTAVSGSGPAYFFLVTEAMVDAGVSLGLPRDLAERLAKATAAGAGAMLEGEDGPVQLRANVSSPAGTTARAIRELEESGLRGAFYRAMEACARRSKELGEE encoded by the coding sequence ATGGCAAACATCGCAATTATTGGCGCCGGAAATATCGGCGAAGCGCTCCTGTCGGGTCTGATCCAGTCCGGTTACGACCCGGAGAAGATCACGGCGACGAATAGGTCGTCGCAACGCAGCGAAGTATTGCGTGAGCGCTACGGCGTGCGCACCACCAACGACAACCACGAAGCCGTACAGCACGCCGACGTCGTGTTCCTGTGCGTGAAACCCGCGGGCATCCTCGACGTCATCGCCGAAATTGGCGAAGGCTTTGGCGACGCCGACAACACCCCGGTCCTGGTCTCCATGGCAGCAGGTATCACGCTGGCAGCGATGGAAGAGGCAGTGGCGCTCGCAGGCGCCCCGATCGCGCGCGTTATGCCGAATACGCCCATGCTCGTCGGTAAGGGCGTGCTTGCGGTGACCTACGGGCGTTTCGTTGACGACGAGCAGCGGCAGACCGTCGATGAACTGCTCGCCGCCGCCGGCGAGGTTGTCACCGTCACCGAACCGCAGATCGACGCAGTGACCGCAGTGTCCGGCTCCGGCCCTGCGTACTTCTTCCTTGTCACCGAAGCGATGGTGGACGCGGGCGTGTCCCTCGGCCTGCCGCGCGACCTTGCGGAGCGTCTGGCTAAGGCCACCGCGGCCGGTGCAGGCGCGATGCTGGAAGGCGAGGATGGGCCCGTGCAGTTGCGTGCCAACGTTTCGTCCCCGGCAGGCACAACCGCGCGTGCGATCCGCGAGTTGGAGGAGTCCGGTCTGCGTGGTGCGTTCTACCGCGCGATGGAGGCCTGTGCGCGCCGGTCGAAGGAACTTGGCGAGGAATAA
- a CDS encoding response regulator transcription factor: MTTILIVEDEENLSDPLAFLLGKEGFETKIAPDGPTALQLFDSEDIDLVLLDLMLPGMSGTEVCRKLRAESSVPIIMVTARDSEIDKVVGLELGADDYVTKPYSTRELVARIRAVLRRGPEAESAEDADDQLLKGGRVVMDIDRHTVLVDGQPVPMPLKEFDLLEYLMRNAGRVLTRGQLIDRIWGADYVGDTKTLDVHVKRLRSKIEAEPKRPTQLVTVRGLGYKFEA; the protein is encoded by the coding sequence GTGACGACCATCCTTATCGTCGAGGACGAAGAGAACTTATCGGACCCGCTCGCGTTTTTGCTGGGCAAGGAAGGGTTTGAGACCAAGATCGCGCCGGACGGTCCGACGGCGCTGCAGCTCTTCGACTCTGAAGACATCGATCTGGTTCTGCTGGATCTCATGCTGCCGGGGATGAGTGGCACGGAGGTGTGCCGAAAGCTGCGTGCGGAGTCGTCGGTGCCGATCATTATGGTCACGGCGCGTGACAGTGAGATCGATAAGGTTGTCGGCCTGGAGCTGGGAGCGGACGATTACGTGACCAAGCCGTACTCCACCCGCGAACTCGTCGCCCGCATCCGCGCGGTGCTGCGCCGCGGCCCGGAGGCGGAAAGTGCGGAGGATGCCGACGACCAGCTGCTGAAGGGCGGCCGGGTGGTCATGGACATCGACCGTCACACGGTGCTCGTGGACGGCCAGCCGGTGCCCATGCCGCTCAAAGAGTTCGACCTGCTCGAGTACCTCATGCGCAACGCCGGCCGCGTGCTCACCCGCGGCCAGTTGATCGACCGCATCTGGGGCGCCGACTACGTGGGCGACACGAAGACCCTCGACGTCCACGTCAAGCGCCTGCGCTCCAAGATCGAGGCGGAGCCGAAGCGCCCCACTCAGCTGGTTACCGTGCGCGGCTTGGGTTACAAGTTCGAGGCCTGA